The segment CATGAGCGACAAGAAAACCCTGCTGCTGGTCGATGGTTCCAGCTACCTGTACCGCGCCTTCCACGCCATGCCGGACCTGCGCGCCGTGCCGGGGGACCCGACCAGCCCGCCCACCGGCGCCATCCGCGGCATGATCAACATGCTGCAGAGCCTGCGCAAGGAAGTGCCCGCCGACTACGCGGTCTGCGTGTTCGACGCCAAGGGCCCGACCTTCCGCGACGAAATCTACCCCGAATACAAGGCCCAGCGCTCGCCCATGCCCGACGAACTGCGCGCGCAGATCGAGCCCATCCACGAGGTGGTGCGCCTGATGGGCTGGAAGGTGCTGGACGTGCCGGGTGTGGAGGCCGACGACGTGATCGGCACCCTGGCCGTGGCCGGCGCGAGCCACGAGGTGGAAGTCATCATCAGCAGCGGCGACAAGGACCTGGCCCAGCTGGTCACGCCCCACATCACCATCGTCGACACCATGAACGGCAAGCGCCGCGATGTGGCCGGGGTGGAGGCCGAGTTCGGCGTGCCGCCGCGCCTGATGGTCGATTTCCAGACCCTGGTGGGTGACGCCGTGGACAACGTACCCGGTGTGCAGAAGGTCGGCCCCAAGACCGCTGCCAAGTGGCTGCAGGAATACGGCTCGCTGGACAACATCGTGGCCAACGCCGACGCCATCAAGGGCGCGGCCGGCGAGAACCTGAAGAAGGCGCTGGACTGGCTGCCCACCGGCCGCCAGCTGCTGACCATCAAGACCGACTGCGACCTCAACGGCTGGGTGCCCGGTCTACCGGCGCTGGACGCCGTGGCCGTGGGCGAACCCGACACGGCGGCGCTGAAAGACTTCTACGAGAAATACGGCTTCAAGGGCCTGGCGCGTTCGCTCGGAGGCGAGACAGCGCCCGTGCCGGCGGCCAAGACCACGGCCGCCGACGACAGCAACCCCGGTTTGTTCGACGAACCGGCCGCGCCGGTGGCCCCGCGCGTGAGCCAGCTCAAGTACGACACCATCCTCGACTGGGACAGCTTCGAGCGCTGGCTGCAGAAAGTGCAGGCCGCCGAGCTGGTGGCCGTGGACACCGAGACCACCTCGCTGGACGAGATGGTGGCCGAGGTCGTGGGCATTTCCTTCAGCGTGGTGCCCGGCGAGGCGGCCTACATCCCGCTCAGGCACGACTACCCCGACGCGCCCGCGCAGCTGCCGCGCGACGAGGTGCTGGCGAAGTTGAAGCCCTGGCTGGAAAACCCCGCGCACAAGAAGCTGGGCCAGCACGTCAAGTACGACCGCCATGTGCTGGCCAACCACGGCATCGAGGTGCGGGGTTACGCGCACGACACCATGCTGCAGAGTTATGTGCTGGAAGTGCACAAGCCGCATGGCCTGGCCAGCCTGGCCGAACGCCACCTGGGGCGCAGCGGCATCAATTTTGAGGACCTCTGCGGCAAGGGCGCCAAGCAGATTCCCTTCAGCCAGGTTGCGATCGACAAGGCAGCCGAATACTCCTGTGAAGACTCGGACCAGACCCTGGACGTGCACCGCGTGCTGTGGCCGCAGCTGCAGGCCGACGAGAAGCTGAAGTTCATCTACGAACTGGAGATGGCCAGTTCGGAGACGCTGTACCGCATCGAACGCAACGGCGTGCTGATCGACGCACCGACGCTGGCCAACCAGAGCCACCAGCTGGGCCAGCGCATCCTGCAGCTCGAACAGGAAGCGTACGAACTCGCGGGGCAGCCCTTCAACCTCGGCAGCCCGAAGCAGATCGGCGAGATCTTCTTCACCAAGCTGGGCTTGCCCATCGTGAAGAAGACCGCCACCGGCGCGCCCAGCACCGACGAAGAAGTGCTGGAGAAACTGGCCGAAGACTTCCCCCTGCCGGCCAAGATCCTGGAGCACCGCGGCCTGTCCAAGCTCAAGGGCACCTACACCGACAAGCTGGCGCAGCTGGCGCATCCGCGCACCGGCCGTGTGCACACGCATTACGCCCAGGCCGTGGCCGTGACGGGGCGTCTGTCCAGCAACGACCCCAATCTGCAGAACATCCCCATCCGCACACCCGAGGGCCGGCGCGTGCGCGAGGCCTTTGTGGCCCCGCCCGGTTGTGTGATCGCCAGCGCCGACTACTCGCAGATCGAGCTGCGCATCATGGCCCACATCAGCGGTGACGCTGCGCTCCTGCTGGCCTTCCACGACGGCATGGACGTGCACCGCGCCACCGCGGCCGAGGTCTTCGGTGTGCCCACCAGCCAGGTCAGCAGCGAACAGCGCCGTTACGCCAAGGTCATCAACTTCGGCCTGATCTACGGCATGAGCGCCTACGGCCTGGCCAAGAGCCTGGGCATCGACAACACCGCGGCCAAGAACTACATCGAGCGCTACTTCGACCGCTACCCCGGCGTGAAGCGCTACATGGACGAGACGCGTCAGCAGGCCAAGGCGCGTGGTTATGTGGAAACCGTCTTCGGCCGCCGCCTCTACCTGCCCGAGATCAACTCCCCCAACGGCCCGCGCCGCAGCGGCGCCGAACGCGCCGCCATCAACGCGCCCATGCAGGGCACGGCAGCCGACCTCATCAAGCTCAGCATGAACAAGGTGCAGGAAGTGCTCGACGCCGAAGGTCGCAAGACCAGGATGATCATGCAGGTGCACGACGAACTGGTCTTCGAAGTGCCCGAGGCCGAGGTGGACTGGCTGCGCCACGAGATCCCGAAGATCATGGCCGGCGTGGCCCAGCTCAAGGTGCCGCTGCTGGCCGAGGTGGGGGTGGGGCCGAACTGGGACAAGGCGCACTGAGCCTGCGCCAAACGGCGCGAGGTTTTATGCGCCCAGCAGCGACAAACCGCACACCCGCAGCACCTGCCCGTTGACGGCCCCGGCATCGGGCCGCGCGAGGAAGGCGATGGCCTCGGCCACGTCTTCGGGCAGGCCACCCTGTTGCAGGGCGTTCAGGCGCCGGCCGGCTTCGCGCACCATGAGCTGCATCTTGCGTGTCATCGCCGTTTCGATGAAACCCGGCGCCACGGCGTTGATGGTGCCGCCCGAGCCTTGCAGCTCAGCGGCGCGGGCACGCACGTAGCCGATCAGGCCGGCCTTGCTGGCCGCGTAGTTGGTCTGGCCCGCGTTGCCGGCGATGCCGCTGATCGAGGCCAGGCAGACTTCACGCAGGCCGGGGCGCAGTGCAGTCGCCGCATCGAGCGCGGCGTCGATGGCCAGGATGGCTTGCAGGTTCACGGCCAGCACGCCGTTCCATTCGGTGTCCGACATGCGGCCGAGGGTGCGGTCGCGGGTGATGCCGGCGTTGTGCACCAGGATGTCCAGGCCCCCGCGGGCGCGGACGGCTTCGACGAAACGGGCGGGTGCTTCGGGCGCCGTGATGTCCAGCGCCAGGGCCGTGCCGCCGAGTTCCTGTGCCAGTGCGTTCAGTGGTGTGCGTGCAGCTTCCATGTCGACGCAGATCACGTGTGCGCCATCGGCCGCCAGACGCCGTGCCGTGGCCGCGCCGATGCCGCCGGCCGCGCCTGTGACCAGGGCCGTCTGGCCCAGAAGCGCGGGCTGGGTGAGGGTGGTGATCGCCGTGGCCGGTGCCTGCAGGCGCAACACCTGGCCCGAGACATAGGCCGAGCGCGGGGTGCCGAAGAAATCCAGCAGCGGGGCGAGTGCCGGCACATCGAGGCCCGCAGGCAGTTGCAGCAGGTTGGCCGTGGCGCCGCGGCGCCCGATCTCCTTGGCCAGCGAGCGCACGAAACCTTCCACGGCGGCCACGGCGGCGGTGGCCTGTGTGCCGACCGGCTGTGCGGGGACGAGCACCAGCACACGGGCGCCGGGGGCCAGGCGGCTGATGGTCTGCTGCAGTGGTGTACGGAGCTGGCCCAACTGGGCCGGGGTGTTCAGTTCGCTCAGGTCGAGCAGCACGAGGTCCGGCGCATCGGCGGCGTCCAGCACGGCGCCCTGGCCTTGCAGCCAGTTGCGTAGCGCTGGTGGGGCCGTGCCGTCCAGGCAGCTCAGCAGGACCCGGCGCCCCGCAAGTTCACGCGCTTCGTAAGCGGTGCTGCGGCGCGGCAGCGGCTTGGGCTGGGGCAGGCCCAGCAGGCGCACGAGCGGTGCTGTCCAGCGGTGATTGGCGAGTTGCAGCAGGCGGTCGGTCATGGGGCTCAGGCGTCAGCACAAAAGCTGCCGATCCTAAGGGATGGCCGACCGCGGACCGGGCGACTACTCCTCGATCTTGAGCTTGGTGTCCTTGACCAGTCGCGTCCACTTGTCGACCTCGGTGACGAGGAATTCGCGGAACTGCTGCGGCGACAGCTGGGTCGGCTCGACCGCCAGATCGCCCAGGCGCTGTTTCATCTCGGGTTGCGCCAGCGCATCGTTGAGCGCCTTGTTCAGCCTGGCCACTACATCGTCGGGGGTCTTGGCGGGCGCACACAGGCCCCACCACTGGATGGCGCTGAAACCGGGGAAGCCGAGTTCGGCGATGGTCGGCACCTCGGGCAGCAGCGGGTCGCGCTTGGGCGAGGCCACGGCCAGCGCGCGCAGCTTGCCCGCGCGGATCTGAGGCAGGGCCGCCGTCAGGCTGGGGAACATGGCGTCGACCTGGCCGGCGAGCAGGTCCTGCATGGCCGGGGCTGCGCCCTTGTAGGGAATGTGCACCAGGTCCACCTTGGCCTGGTTCTCCAGGTACTCCATGATGAGGTGCGTGGCCGAGCCGCTGCCGGCCGAGGAGAAGTTGAGCTTGCCGGGGTTGGCGCGGGCCTGCGCCAGGAAGTCCTGGAAATTCTTCGCGGGGTTCTTCTCGCCCACGACCAGCACGTTCGCGGTCTGCCCCATCATGCCCACGGGGGCGAAGTCGGCAATCGGGTCGTAGCGGATCTTCAGCACCGCCGGGTTGGTGCTGTGGGTGGCCACATAACACTGCATGAGGGTGTAGCCGTCGGGCGCGGCGCGCGCCACGTCCATGGCGGCGATGGTGCCCGAGCCCCCGGCCTTGTTCTCGATGACGAACTGCACGCCCAGGCTCTGCCCCATTTTTTCGGACACCATGCGCGCCACCTTGTCGGCACCGCCGCCGGCAGCCACGGGCACCACGATGCGGATGGGCTTGGCGGGGAAGGCCGCCTGGGACCAGGCGGCCCCGGAAACGACGAGCAGGGACAGCAGGGTGGCGATGCGGGTGAAGGCGGGGCGATGGCTCATGGTCGGGTGGGGCTGCAGGGTTGGGACCTTGCCATCCTAGGGGGCGAGACATCCCGCCAGCCATGTGAAAACCCTAAACCGGGGCGATGCGCCGTGAGACCAGCGCAGGGGCGGGCCCTGAGTTGGCGTCGGGCCGGATTTCGCGGAGAATGTGGGCGCGCACTGATTTTCCTGATCCAGCATGGTTTCCCCACCGACCCCCGCCTGTTCCCAGGCAGCATGGCCATCTCCCCTGGCCATGCGCCGGGTGCTGCCTGTGCTGCTGCTCGTGCT is part of the Rhodoferax sp. BAB1 genome and harbors:
- a CDS encoding 3-oxoacyl-ACP reductase, whose product is MTDRLLQLANHRWTAPLVRLLGLPQPKPLPRRSTAYEARELAGRRVLLSCLDGTAPPALRNWLQGQGAVLDAADAPDLVLLDLSELNTPAQLGQLRTPLQQTISRLAPGARVLVLVPAQPVGTQATAAVAAVEGFVRSLAKEIGRRGATANLLQLPAGLDVPALAPLLDFFGTPRSAYVSGQVLRLQAPATAITTLTQPALLGQTALVTGAAGGIGAATARRLAADGAHVICVDMEAARTPLNALAQELGGTALALDITAPEAPARFVEAVRARGGLDILVHNAGITRDRTLGRMSDTEWNGVLAVNLQAILAIDAALDAATALRPGLREVCLASISGIAGNAGQTNYAASKAGLIGYVRARAAELQGSGGTINAVAPGFIETAMTRKMQLMVREAGRRLNALQQGGLPEDVAEAIAFLARPDAGAVNGQVLRVCGLSLLGA
- a CDS encoding tripartite tricarboxylate transporter substrate binding protein, which produces MSHRPAFTRIATLLSLLVVSGAAWSQAAFPAKPIRIVVPVAAGGGADKVARMVSEKMGQSLGVQFVIENKAGGSGTIAAMDVARAAPDGYTLMQCYVATHSTNPAVLKIRYDPIADFAPVGMMGQTANVLVVGEKNPAKNFQDFLAQARANPGKLNFSSAGSGSATHLIMEYLENQAKVDLVHIPYKGAAPAMQDLLAGQVDAMFPSLTAALPQIRAGKLRALAVASPKRDPLLPEVPTIAELGFPGFSAIQWWGLCAPAKTPDDVVARLNKALNDALAQPEMKQRLGDLAVEPTQLSPQQFREFLVTEVDKWTRLVKDTKLKIEE
- the polA gene encoding DNA polymerase I, which codes for MSDKKTLLLVDGSSYLYRAFHAMPDLRAVPGDPTSPPTGAIRGMINMLQSLRKEVPADYAVCVFDAKGPTFRDEIYPEYKAQRSPMPDELRAQIEPIHEVVRLMGWKVLDVPGVEADDVIGTLAVAGASHEVEVIISSGDKDLAQLVTPHITIVDTMNGKRRDVAGVEAEFGVPPRLMVDFQTLVGDAVDNVPGVQKVGPKTAAKWLQEYGSLDNIVANADAIKGAAGENLKKALDWLPTGRQLLTIKTDCDLNGWVPGLPALDAVAVGEPDTAALKDFYEKYGFKGLARSLGGETAPVPAAKTTAADDSNPGLFDEPAAPVAPRVSQLKYDTILDWDSFERWLQKVQAAELVAVDTETTSLDEMVAEVVGISFSVVPGEAAYIPLRHDYPDAPAQLPRDEVLAKLKPWLENPAHKKLGQHVKYDRHVLANHGIEVRGYAHDTMLQSYVLEVHKPHGLASLAERHLGRSGINFEDLCGKGAKQIPFSQVAIDKAAEYSCEDSDQTLDVHRVLWPQLQADEKLKFIYELEMASSETLYRIERNGVLIDAPTLANQSHQLGQRILQLEQEAYELAGQPFNLGSPKQIGEIFFTKLGLPIVKKTATGAPSTDEEVLEKLAEDFPLPAKILEHRGLSKLKGTYTDKLAQLAHPRTGRVHTHYAQAVAVTGRLSSNDPNLQNIPIRTPEGRRVREAFVAPPGCVIASADYSQIELRIMAHISGDAALLLAFHDGMDVHRATAAEVFGVPTSQVSSEQRRYAKVINFGLIYGMSAYGLAKSLGIDNTAAKNYIERYFDRYPGVKRYMDETRQQAKARGYVETVFGRRLYLPEINSPNGPRRSGAERAAINAPMQGTAADLIKLSMNKVQEVLDAEGRKTRMIMQVHDELVFEVPEAEVDWLRHEIPKIMAGVAQLKVPLLAEVGVGPNWDKAH